In one Echinicola marina genomic region, the following are encoded:
- a CDS encoding bifunctional folylpolyglutamate synthase/dihydrofolate synthase → MNYQETLDYLFNALPMFQRIGAAAFKKDLSNTIKLCEHLGNPQNKFKSIHVAGTNGKGSSSHAIAAVLQESGYKVGLYTSPHLKSFTERIKINGKEISTDKVVEFVAEHKGYLDELKPSFFEMTVGLAFKHFADEKVDYAVVEVGMGGRLDSTNVLQPELCLITNIGLDHTQFLGNTLEQIAVEKAGIIKSKIPVVISQSQEETKPVFSEIANERSSPIYFADENYFVSFKGLINDGLLSEYQVFNNNRKSFVSIDLLGRYQSKNLAGVLMCIELLRDQGLAIGDKHIQKGLAHASKITGLKGRFQKLQEAPLVYCDTGHNVDGIGMIVSQILEMDFRKLHMILGMVNDKDITKVLELLPKDADYTFCQANIPRALEAEQLKEQAERQGLKGAVIKDVNKALAEAIKKADKKDLIFVGGSTFVVAEIDNL, encoded by the coding sequence ATGAATTATCAGGAAACGTTGGACTATCTGTTCAATGCCTTGCCCATGTTCCAGCGAATTGGTGCAGCAGCCTTTAAGAAAGATCTAAGCAATACCATAAAGCTTTGTGAACATTTGGGAAATCCCCAAAATAAATTCAAATCTATACATGTGGCTGGAACCAATGGCAAGGGAAGTTCTTCTCATGCCATTGCTGCGGTATTACAGGAGTCAGGGTATAAAGTAGGGCTTTATACTTCTCCACATCTTAAGTCTTTTACGGAGAGGATCAAGATTAATGGGAAAGAAATTTCAACTGATAAGGTCGTAGAATTTGTTGCTGAACATAAAGGATATTTGGATGAATTGAAGCCAAGCTTTTTTGAAATGACTGTGGGCTTGGCATTCAAACATTTTGCTGATGAAAAGGTGGATTATGCTGTGGTGGAAGTAGGGATGGGAGGTAGGTTGGACAGCACCAATGTCCTACAACCTGAACTCTGTTTAATTACCAATATTGGCTTGGACCATACCCAGTTTTTGGGAAATACTTTAGAACAAATTGCTGTTGAAAAGGCAGGAATAATTAAGTCCAAAATACCAGTTGTAATCAGTCAAAGCCAAGAAGAAACCAAACCTGTTTTTTCAGAAATTGCCAATGAACGTTCGTCCCCAATATATTTTGCGGATGAGAATTATTTCGTTTCATTTAAAGGTTTAATTAATGATGGTTTATTATCCGAATATCAGGTTTTTAATAATAATAGGAAAAGCTTTGTTTCAATTGATCTTTTAGGCAGGTATCAGTCCAAAAACCTAGCTGGAGTTTTAATGTGTATAGAGCTATTGAGAGACCAAGGCCTTGCAATAGGGGATAAACATATCCAAAAGGGATTGGCTCATGCATCAAAAATTACAGGCTTGAAAGGGAGGTTCCAAAAATTGCAGGAAGCACCTTTGGTCTATTGTGATACTGGCCATAATGTTGATGGGATTGGGATGATTGTGTCCCAAATACTGGAAATGGATTTCCGCAAGTTGCATATGATTCTAGGTATGGTCAATGACAAGGACATTACAAAAGTGCTTGAATTGTTGCCAAAAGATGCGGATTATACTTTTTGTCAAGCTAACATCCCCAGGGCTTTAGAGGCAGAACAGTTGAAAGAACAGGCGGAAAGGCAGGGATTAAAAGGTGCCGTGATTAAAGATGTTAATAAAGCATTGGCCGAAGCGATAAAAAAAGCGGATAAAAAGGACTTAATTTTTGTGGGAGGAAGTACCTTTGTGGTCGCGGAAATTGATAATTTATAA
- a CDS encoding energy transducer TonB, translated as MEVEGINKEELDSKKKATIITIIVNVLVLVAIYFIVVWRPPVPPMAQFGLELNLGFTDTGSGNEQTDTPPSESTEINTDSPAPGNPVEQVTEPIQPAVQPQPEPATKPKPSESKSSLETKSNVASPLKGAEKTTEAVKETNKPEESTKPVTEPVEKNEEKVEEKIEEKVEEKPKIDQRAIFGAAGNKGTSTQASAGSNQGNSTQKGDEGNPEGTIDGRSILQSGGGNAGNGSGYNLDLAGWDFASKPNIQDRVSNRSGRIVFKIVVDDNGRIAQAIPLEYNVTNEVLAYYRGVVNKLNFKRKSGNPTAEYSEGKITFIIKVD; from the coding sequence ATGGAAGTAGAGGGTATCAATAAGGAAGAGCTGGACAGTAAAAAGAAAGCTACCATTATTACCATTATAGTTAATGTACTGGTCTTGGTGGCTATTTACTTTATTGTGGTCTGGAGACCGCCTGTGCCCCCTATGGCCCAATTTGGGCTTGAATTGAACCTTGGATTTACCGATACTGGAAGTGGTAATGAACAAACAGATACTCCGCCTTCTGAAAGTACAGAAATCAATACTGATAGTCCCGCACCGGGAAATCCTGTGGAGCAGGTAACAGAGCCTATTCAACCAGCGGTACAGCCACAGCCTGAACCTGCTACTAAGCCCAAGCCTTCTGAATCTAAAAGCAGCCTTGAAACCAAATCAAATGTGGCAAGTCCATTAAAGGGGGCTGAGAAGACTACTGAGGCGGTTAAGGAAACCAATAAGCCGGAAGAAAGTACTAAGCCTGTTACCGAACCGGTTGAAAAGAACGAAGAGAAAGTTGAAGAAAAGATTGAGGAGAAGGTAGAAGAAAAGCCTAAGATTGATCAAAGGGCTATTTTTGGCGCAGCAGGAAACAAAGGGACCAGTACTCAAGCTTCAGCAGGAAGTAATCAAGGAAATTCTACTCAAAAAGGTGATGAGGGAAATCCTGAAGGGACCATTGACGGTCGTTCCATTTTGCAGTCAGGCGGAGGTAATGCAGGAAATGGATCTGGTTATAATTTGGACCTAGCAGGCTGGGATTTTGCCAGCAAGCCTAATATTCAGGACAGGGTTTCTAACAGAAGTGGTAGAATAGTTTTTAAAATAGTAGTAGATGATAATGGTCGCATTGCCCAAGCCATACCTTTGGAATATAATGTGACCAATGAAGTATTGGCCTATTATAGAGGCGTGGTCAATAAGCTTAATTTTAAAAGAAAAAGCGGCAACCCAACCGCTGAATATTCTGAAGGGAAAATTACCTTTATTATCAAAGTAGATTAA
- a CDS encoding ExbD/TolR family protein: protein MALQSKHKVDAAFSMSSMTDIIFLLLIFFMLTSSFITPSGLPVNLPSSEASDIVMQEVTVTVTKDLKYSVNDKIISREEIKSELTKLLKGKDGQVVLHIDKEVPVEYLVEIGGIAALLEANVSIATKPYK from the coding sequence ATGGCACTACAATCCAAACATAAGGTAGATGCGGCGTTTAGTATGTCTTCTATGACAGATATTATATTTCTGTTGTTGATCTTCTTTATGCTTACTTCTTCCTTTATCACCCCTTCAGGATTGCCTGTAAACCTACCAAGTAGTGAGGCATCAGATATTGTGATGCAGGAAGTAACTGTTACTGTTACCAAAGACTTGAAATATTCCGTTAACGACAAAATTATCAGTCGTGAGGAAATTAAAAGTGAATTAACCAAGTTATTAAAAGGTAAGGATGGACAGGTTGTTTTGCATATTGACAAGGAAGTACCTGTGGAATACCTGGTTGAAATAGGAGGTATAGCGGCATTATTGGAAGCTAATGTTTCCATTGCTACTAAACCTTACAAATAA
- a CDS encoding MotA/TolQ/ExbB proton channel family protein: MILLQTLSTNDSLVADSLSVMESSTESIGLMDLMIKGGYMMLPLYALFVLAIFIFVERLITLKKAAQTPKGMVDQVKMMVQTGDIGGAKMICQGEDTPVANMIAKGLDRIGSPLKNIEVAIENVGKIEIYKLEKNLSLLATVSGAAPMIGFLGTVAGMIRAFIGVAQEEGMVSPKLLSTGIYEAMITTATGLVVGIIAYLGYNYLVTRVSKLIHNMEYTTVEFMDLLQDKK, translated from the coding sequence ATGATATTACTACAGACTTTATCAACCAATGATTCGTTGGTTGCGGATTCCCTTTCCGTGATGGAAAGCAGTACTGAAAGTATTGGCCTAATGGATTTGATGATTAAAGGGGGCTATATGATGTTGCCCTTATATGCTTTATTTGTTTTGGCAATATTTATTTTTGTGGAAAGGTTGATTACCTTGAAAAAGGCAGCCCAGACACCTAAGGGAATGGTAGATCAAGTGAAGATGATGGTACAGACCGGTGATATTGGTGGGGCAAAAATGATTTGTCAGGGAGAAGATACTCCTGTGGCCAATATGATTGCCAAAGGCTTGGATAGGATAGGAAGCCCGCTCAAAAATATAGAAGTGGCCATCGAAAATGTTGGTAAGATAGAGATATATAAGCTGGAGAAAAACCTCAGCTTATTGGCTACTGTATCTGGTGCTGCGCCTATGATTGGTTTCTTGGGTACCGTGGCAGGGATGATCAGGGCGTTTATAGGTGTGGCCCAAGAAGAAGGAATGGTTTCTCCTAAATTGCTTTCGACAGGTATTTATGAGGCCATGATTACCACTGCAACTGGTTTGGTGGTCGGTATTATTGCCTATTTAGGCTATAACTATCTAGTAACAAGAGTATCGAAATTGATCCACAATATGGAATATACTACTGTGGAATTTATGGATTTATTGCAGGACAAAAAATAA
- a CDS encoding SPOR domain-containing protein, with amino-acid sequence MAKKDQDKHSKRKEEDKDFGLPEIKITPISSEEEQPEPKVTPVPEKKIEKEQTTEPVEKEKETPPAAIPVTSSQKEKVEAKEEKPEPKEEKNEAVPVAATSAGTSKSISEEKEEKSGSRAWIIILLIFLLGVIGYSIYYFTGDGDSKDVESYLTQDAEPISPSEPENVEEEVVEEVPADPVESAPEAPSLTRISEKGDSPRYLVTVGAFIDGDLAKDFSDRLNTKGYNTYIIQPGYGSSFYKLAIADFDNVVDATALINEEQANFEETLWVFKY; translated from the coding sequence ATGGCTAAAAAGGATCAGGATAAACATTCAAAAAGAAAAGAAGAGGATAAGGATTTTGGTTTGCCAGAAATTAAAATCACTCCTATTTCTAGCGAAGAAGAGCAACCTGAGCCTAAAGTAACGCCAGTTCCAGAGAAGAAAATAGAAAAGGAGCAAACCACGGAACCTGTAGAGAAGGAGAAGGAAACTCCTCCTGCTGCAATTCCAGTGACAAGCTCCCAAAAGGAAAAGGTGGAAGCTAAAGAAGAAAAACCTGAGCCTAAAGAAGAGAAAAATGAGGCAGTTCCGGTTGCTGCCACCAGTGCTGGAACAAGTAAATCAATCTCTGAAGAAAAGGAAGAAAAGAGTGGTAGCAGGGCCTGGATAATCATTTTACTTATTTTCTTGTTGGGTGTAATTGGTTATTCAATTTATTATTTCACAGGTGATGGAGATAGTAAAGATGTTGAATCTTATTTAACTCAAGATGCCGAACCAATTAGTCCAAGCGAACCGGAAAATGTAGAAGAAGAAGTTGTAGAAGAAGTTCCTGCGGATCCGGTTGAATCAGCACCTGAAGCACCGAGTCTCACACGAATCAGTGAAAAGGGTGACAGCCCAAGGTATTTGGTTACGGTTGGTGCATTCATCGATGGGGATTTGGCAAAGGACTTTTCAGACAGATTAAACACAAAAGGATATAACACCTATATTATACAACCAGGCTATGGTTCATCGTTTTATAAGTTGGCCATAGCGGATTTTGACAATGTGGTAGATGCCACGGCCCTGATCAACGAAGAACAGGCCAATTTTGAAGAAACTTTATGGGTTTTTAAATACTAA
- a CDS encoding TonB-dependent receptor encodes MNKSLIIICLLLIGTASLSFAQENKGNERGEVTNAEFVIRKDRILNLPTRPRNFESAPNLPQPEGQGNFNYDVRDFFFTLDPSISELKPYQKRFSSTTQALNHGLVKLGYGNYQSPLAELHINNVESDYLNFGLFLKHLGFYEGPVDKENSAEDHTNFRLSASYFSEFFEVFGKLGYDRDRYHFYGYTPGTEVIADEIQQLFHTIYGQAGIRNIEKDDPVNYELKLGARLFNDDYDAREHEINFSGKTYYNFNDETKAGVDLAAFLTSPSDITYSDINRNYVKFSPYVKYQNESFEVKAGANLVVENDVYADKGNDFHIFPSIEASYNLQEEFALYASYIGDVKRNTYYGFALENPYLGPSEQLLNTIQKFKAEGGIRGSVEDAFTYKLGVAYGDYENMHFYGNSMNDSTRFQIVYDDTQVLNYTGSLGYSFGSQYQINASANYYHYMFEDDENTDFETGAWQKPKWEINVHNTFTPDDKWLIQAGLDMMGGIDVINFTGADNIDTLSPIIDLNAKVDYKITDRFSVFAHGNNLLNQKNERYWNYQSRGIQGIGGLTFKF; translated from the coding sequence ATGAATAAATCATTGATTATTATATGTTTATTGTTGATTGGTACTGCCTCTTTGAGCTTTGCCCAAGAGAATAAGGGCAATGAACGCGGTGAGGTTACCAATGCGGAATTTGTCATTAGAAAGGATCGTATTTTGAATTTGCCCACAAGGCCAAGGAATTTTGAAAGCGCACCTAATTTGCCACAGCCAGAGGGACAAGGTAACTTCAATTATGATGTGAGGGATTTCTTTTTCACTTTGGATCCGAGCATTTCTGAATTGAAGCCTTATCAAAAAAGATTTTCTTCTACTACTCAAGCCCTCAATCATGGTTTGGTAAAATTGGGTTATGGAAATTACCAGTCACCTTTGGCGGAACTTCATATTAATAATGTAGAAAGTGATTATCTCAATTTTGGTCTTTTCTTAAAACATCTGGGATTTTATGAAGGGCCAGTAGATAAGGAAAACTCAGCAGAGGATCATACCAATTTCCGTTTAAGTGCAAGTTACTTTTCTGAATTTTTCGAGGTGTTCGGTAAATTAGGCTATGATAGGGACAGGTACCATTTTTATGGATACACACCAGGCACAGAGGTTATTGCAGATGAAATTCAACAATTGTTTCATACAATTTATGGTCAAGCAGGAATTAGGAATATTGAAAAGGATGATCCAGTTAACTATGAGTTGAAATTGGGAGCAAGGCTTTTCAATGATGACTATGATGCTAGGGAGCATGAAATTAATTTTTCTGGAAAAACCTATTATAATTTCAATGATGAAACTAAGGCAGGAGTTGATCTAGCAGCCTTTTTAACTTCTCCTTCAGATATTACCTATTCAGATATAAATAGGAATTATGTGAAATTCTCGCCTTATGTGAAATATCAAAACGAGAGTTTTGAAGTTAAAGCTGGAGCTAATTTGGTAGTAGAGAATGATGTTTATGCGGATAAAGGCAATGATTTTCATATTTTTCCAAGCATTGAAGCGAGTTATAATCTCCAAGAGGAATTTGCCTTGTATGCAAGTTATATAGGTGATGTAAAGAGAAATACTTATTATGGTTTTGCTTTGGAAAATCCCTATTTGGGACCAAGCGAGCAGCTGTTAAATACCATACAGAAATTTAAGGCTGAGGGGGGAATCAGAGGTAGTGTTGAAGATGCTTTCACTTATAAGTTGGGAGTAGCCTATGGCGATTATGAAAATATGCACTTCTACGGAAACAGTATGAATGATAGCACTAGGTTCCAAATCGTTTATGATGATACCCAGGTATTAAACTATACCGGTTCACTCGGATATAGTTTTGGAAGTCAATATCAAATCAATGCTTCTGCCAATTATTATCATTATATGTTTGAGGATGATGAAAATACAGATTTCGAAACAGGAGCATGGCAAAAGCCAAAGTGGGAAATCAATGTGCATAATACGTTCACACCAGATGACAAGTGGTTAATACAAGCTGGATTGGATATGATGGGTGGGATCGACGTGATTAACTTCACTGGAGCTGATAATATAGATACGCTTAGCCCGATCATTGATTTAAATGCTAAGGTAGATTATAAAATCACTGATAGGTTTTCCGTGTTTGCCCATGGCAATAATTTATTGAACCAAAAAAATGAAAGATATTGGAATTATCAATCCCGTGGAATTCAAGGGATTGGTGGTTTGACCTTTAAGTTTTAG
- a CDS encoding tetratricopeptide repeat protein, whose amino-acid sequence MRKTLLLLLTTGCIYQVNAQSSLYQSGIDKKIDDAFELFDKHQYSASKLEFENLKDEDLSPSQRIDVDYYHAVSALRTDNPDGPSLVENITNNYPTDPKANEAAFLLGDYYFEKRHYKDAIGHYNKVNVDVISLEERSKVYFKTGYAYFQLKDYANAARYFDPVKKMQTSYTADGYYYGGYVALQQGKYDQAIADFKQADRYQVYQSKVPYMLSELYYRQKQYDELIAYATPITQSRNNLDRKGGIYLLMAEAYFERRDFTNAATYYDAFTKAGGGEMSREQMYKAGVAQFKVQKYQEATNYFKKVALEKDRLGQVSSYYLGHSYLKLNNPQFASTSFNAAYKSTYDAAIQEESLFNYAKLSLEKGSFQEAVNALDNYLNQYPRGANRAEAENLLSDALINTNNYLRAISHIEGMQDKSPRIRAAYQKVTYFQGVTYYRNKQYKNAITYFDKSINYPIDKTIVHEAFYWKAEAYAADGNLNQAIKSYEQVVNMRLTSLDPALIRSYYGLGYAYFNTKQYAKAEKQFNNYIRQIKKTDINGYYDDALIRLGDTYYIQKKFDDALNTFRRAITERNKSEDYAYYMAGVVLNFQNRNREAIAELDKAISKYPNSLYRDDVIFQKAQINMEESNYQAARNGFSALIDQSPNSPFVPFALEGRAIANYSLKNYDQTINDYQRILNKYPNSSNADAALVGLQEALTLQGRSGEFSNYLSEYKKANPSNESLQSVEFESAKNLFFSQSYQQAIQAFDNYLKAYPNSGNKQEAYFFMGDAYYRSGQKEKALVTFYDLEKMGASSHRSKAIQKIAEIELENKQYRKAIPYFLSSAKVARDRIEEYEAFKGLMTAYYEISNFDSASFFADKVIALGDITTDAQANAQLIKAKSLIKTGNTAGAQDELMALINESESIQGAEALYLLASSLKDAENYTQSNETIFSFSNKYAVYDYWYGKCFLLLAQNYLALNENFQAKATLESIVENSENEEIKKEAQELLVTIQ is encoded by the coding sequence ATGAGAAAGACATTACTATTATTGCTGACCACCGGCTGTATTTATCAGGTCAATGCCCAATCAAGCTTATACCAATCAGGTATTGACAAGAAGATAGATGATGCCTTTGAGCTTTTTGATAAACACCAATACAGTGCTTCAAAACTGGAGTTTGAAAACCTAAAAGATGAAGATTTAAGCCCTTCACAGCGTATTGATGTAGACTATTACCACGCTGTGTCAGCTTTGAGAACAGACAATCCGGATGGCCCATCTCTTGTAGAAAACATCACCAACAATTATCCCACTGACCCCAAAGCCAATGAAGCGGCGTTTTTACTGGGTGATTATTATTTTGAAAAGCGTCATTATAAGGATGCGATTGGACATTATAATAAGGTCAATGTCGATGTGATCAGTTTGGAAGAGCGCTCCAAGGTTTATTTCAAGACAGGGTACGCTTATTTTCAGCTGAAAGATTATGCCAATGCGGCAAGGTATTTTGATCCGGTTAAGAAGATGCAGACTTCCTATACTGCTGATGGATATTACTATGGAGGTTATGTAGCCCTTCAGCAGGGAAAATATGATCAGGCCATTGCGGATTTTAAACAAGCAGACAGGTATCAAGTCTATCAAAGCAAAGTGCCTTATATGCTTTCTGAGCTTTATTACAGACAAAAGCAATATGATGAGCTGATTGCTTATGCCACACCAATAACTCAATCCAGGAACAACCTTGACCGTAAAGGCGGAATTTATCTTTTAATGGCAGAAGCCTATTTTGAAAGAAGGGATTTTACCAATGCAGCGACCTATTATGACGCTTTTACAAAAGCTGGAGGAGGAGAGATGAGCCGTGAGCAAATGTACAAGGCCGGGGTCGCACAATTCAAAGTACAGAAATATCAGGAAGCGACAAATTATTTTAAGAAGGTGGCTCTGGAAAAAGACCGGTTGGGGCAAGTTTCGAGTTATTATTTGGGACATTCCTATTTGAAGTTAAACAATCCACAATTTGCCTCTACAAGTTTTAATGCGGCTTATAAAAGTACCTATGATGCCGCCATACAAGAGGAATCGTTATTCAACTATGCTAAGCTAAGCTTGGAAAAAGGCAGTTTTCAGGAAGCAGTAAATGCTTTGGATAATTATTTAAATCAATATCCAAGGGGGGCCAATAGGGCCGAAGCAGAAAACTTGTTAAGTGATGCCTTGATCAATACCAATAATTATTTGAGGGCCATTAGCCATATAGAAGGGATGCAGGATAAGTCACCGAGGATTCGAGCGGCCTATCAGAAGGTGACCTATTTTCAAGGTGTGACTTATTATAGAAACAAGCAATATAAAAATGCCATTACCTATTTTGATAAGTCCATTAACTATCCTATAGACAAAACTATTGTTCATGAGGCTTTTTATTGGAAGGCGGAGGCTTATGCTGCAGATGGTAATCTGAATCAGGCCATCAAGTCTTATGAGCAGGTAGTCAATATGCGTTTGACTTCACTGGATCCGGCATTGATCAGAAGTTATTATGGTTTGGGTTATGCGTATTTTAATACCAAACAATATGCTAAGGCAGAAAAGCAATTCAATAATTATATCAGGCAAATTAAGAAAACTGATATCAATGGATATTATGATGATGCGCTGATCAGATTAGGTGACACTTATTATATTCAGAAGAAATTTGACGATGCCTTGAATACATTTAGAAGGGCCATCACTGAGAGGAACAAATCCGAAGATTATGCTTATTACATGGCCGGTGTGGTGCTTAATTTCCAAAACAGAAATAGAGAGGCCATTGCAGAATTGGACAAGGCCATCAGTAAATACCCTAATAGTCTATATAGGGATGATGTAATTTTCCAGAAAGCCCAGATCAATATGGAAGAGTCCAATTACCAAGCAGCCAGAAATGGTTTTTCTGCCTTGATCGATCAGAGTCCCAATAGCCCATTTGTACCTTTTGCTTTGGAAGGCAGGGCGATAGCCAATTATTCATTGAAGAATTATGATCAAACCATTAATGATTATCAAAGAATATTGAACAAATATCCTAACTCAAGTAATGCTGACGCAGCTTTGGTCGGTTTGCAGGAGGCACTTACGCTTCAGGGACGCTCTGGAGAATTTTCCAATTACCTGTCTGAATACAAGAAAGCCAATCCAAGTAATGAAAGCTTACAAAGTGTAGAGTTTGAATCTGCAAAGAACCTGTTTTTTAGCCAGTCTTATCAGCAGGCCATCCAAGCCTTTGATAACTATTTGAAAGCCTATCCTAATTCTGGGAATAAACAGGAAGCTTATTTCTTTATGGGAGATGCCTATTATCGTTCAGGTCAAAAGGAAAAAGCTTTGGTAACTTTCTATGATTTGGAAAAAATGGGAGCTTCAAGCCATAGATCCAAGGCCATTCAAAAAATTGCGGAGATTGAGCTTGAGAATAAGCAATATAGAAAAGCAATACCTTATTTCTTAAGCAGTGCAAAGGTGGCCAGGGACAGGATTGAAGAATATGAAGCTTTCAAAGGACTGATGACGGCATATTATGAGATTAGCAATTTTGATTCAGCTAGTTTCTTTGCAGACAAAGTCATTGCCTTGGGGGATATCACCACAGATGCCCAAGCCAATGCTCAGTTGATCAAAGCTAAATCCCTGATCAAAACGGGCAATACAGCAGGTGCGCAGGATGAATTAATGGCGCTGATCAATGAAAGTGAATCAATCCAAGGAGCTGAGGCCCTTTATTTATTGGCTTCATCATTGAAAGATGCAGAAAATTATACCCAATCCAATGAAACCATATTTAGCTTTTCAAATAAATATGCGGTCTATGATTATTGGTATGGTAAATGCTTCTTACTATTGGCCCAAAATTACCTTGCCTTGAATGAGAATTTCCAAGCAAAGGCCACCTTGGAGTCTATTGTTGAGAATTCTGAAAATGAGGAAATTAAGAAAGAAGCCCAAGAATTATTAGTTACGATTCAATAA
- the holA gene encoding DNA polymerase III subunit delta: MPNQPEAVLKELKSGKYAPVYFLQGDEPYFIDQITNYIEKHAIPEHEKGFNQIMMYGKDASMNQVLTNARRFPMMAERQVVIVKEAQNLPDLGKEAGDSLLINYLSNPLPSTILVFAHKYKVLDGRKALAKDLDKKAVLVKSDKVPEYKLSPWIDGYLKSKDFTIEPKACQIIAESIGNNLEVLTNEIDKMLINFSEPIQINSNHIQQYIGINKDYNNFELTKALSFRDVLKANKIINHFSQNPKSNPLIPIIALLYLHFSRLLLVHSNRKLGERELAGKLKVNPFFMKEYMIASKNYPIGKVIDNIGYLKEADLRSKGIDANGMSEAEILKELIFKLMH, encoded by the coding sequence ATGCCAAACCAACCTGAAGCAGTTTTAAAGGAGTTGAAAAGCGGGAAATATGCTCCCGTTTATTTTTTACAGGGAGACGAGCCTTATTTTATAGATCAGATTACCAATTATATTGAAAAGCACGCTATTCCAGAACATGAAAAGGGATTTAACCAAATCATGATGTATGGTAAGGATGCTAGCATGAACCAAGTGTTGACCAATGCCAGACGGTTTCCCATGATGGCAGAACGCCAAGTAGTCATCGTCAAAGAGGCACAAAACTTACCAGACTTAGGAAAGGAAGCAGGTGACAGTCTACTGATCAATTATTTGTCCAATCCTTTGCCAAGTACCATATTGGTGTTTGCGCACAAATACAAGGTATTGGATGGAAGGAAAGCCCTAGCCAAGGATTTGGATAAGAAAGCAGTCTTGGTAAAATCTGATAAGGTCCCTGAATACAAACTATCGCCTTGGATAGATGGCTATCTGAAAAGTAAGGATTTTACCATAGAACCAAAGGCCTGTCAGATCATTGCTGAATCTATTGGTAACAATCTCGAAGTGTTGACCAATGAGATAGACAAGATGTTGATCAATTTTAGTGAACCTATTCAGATCAACAGTAATCATATCCAACAATATATCGGGATCAACAAGGATTATAATAATTTTGAGCTGACCAAAGCTTTGAGTTTTAGGGATGTATTGAAGGCCAATAAGATCATTAACCATTTTAGTCAAAACCCTAAGTCAAACCCATTGATTCCTATAATAGCCCTTTTATACCTGCATTTTTCCAGGCTGTTATTGGTGCATTCCAATAGGAAACTAGGAGAAAGGGAGCTGGCAGGTAAGCTAAAAGTCAATCCTTTTTTTATGAAAGAATATATGATTGCTTCGAAAAACTATCCAATAGGCAAGGTTATTGATAATATAGGATATTTGAAAGAAGCGGATTTACGTTCTAAGGGTATCGATGCCAATGGAATGAGTGAGGCGGAAATTCTTAAAGAACTCATATTCAAATTGATGCATTAG
- a CDS encoding tetratricopeptide repeat protein — translation MSDINQGISYYKEGKFEEALVIFDQLIKQSPKEPILLLHRGRILSRLGKLEASLTDFDLLIEIDNFNPDYISDRAVVLHLMKRNEDALKELDRALNLDPNNPYRYSSRAFLKDRAGDLEGAIADYEKAIELDPEDAVSYNNKGLVEEKLGYKKQSKSSFQKADDLIGYQPKEYKSTATPKEKEHKDQSPPITSSKQDEERANKSISFKDYWKTVAKVLGDKNTRTEFFDFIKSKFGNKK, via the coding sequence GTGAGTGATATTAATCAGGGTATCTCCTATTATAAAGAAGGTAAATTTGAAGAGGCATTGGTTATTTTCGATCAGTTGATCAAGCAAAGCCCAAAGGAACCGATTCTACTGCTTCATAGGGGAAGAATCCTTTCCAGGCTTGGAAAACTTGAAGCTTCCTTGACAGATTTTGACCTGCTTATTGAAATAGACAATTTCAATCCGGATTATATCAGTGACAGGGCCGTAGTACTTCATTTGATGAAAAGAAATGAAGATGCCTTAAAGGAATTGGACAGGGCACTGAATCTGGACCCTAATAATCCTTACAGGTACTCGAGCCGCGCTTTTCTGAAAGACCGTGCCGGAGATTTAGAAGGAGCTATTGCTGATTATGAAAAGGCCATTGAGCTAGATCCGGAAGATGCAGTTTCTTACAATAATAAAGGACTTGTTGAAGAGAAATTGGGTTACAAGAAACAATCCAAATCCAGTTTTCAAAAAGCTGATGATTTGATAGGCTATCAACCCAAAGAATATAAAAGCACCGCGACACCAAAAGAAAAAGAGCACAAAGACCAGTCACCGCCAATCACTTCTTCTAAACAGGATGAAGAAAGGGCCAACAAGTCTATTTCATTTAAAGATTACTGGAAAACCGTTGCCAAGGTTCTTGGTGATAAAAACACAAGGACTGAGTTTTTTGATTTTATCAAATCAAAATTCGGAAATAAAAAGTAA